The following proteins come from a genomic window of Triticum aestivum cultivar Chinese Spring unplaced genomic scaffold, IWGSC CS RefSeq v2.1 scaffold98669, whole genome shotgun sequence:
- the LOC123176760 gene encoding putative ripening-related protein 7: protein MAGTTKVAVVLGIALLFLQVSCAVSGRPTVTEGKFELRQNVPATMTVNGFQQGETGGGPASCDGQFHSDDDFVVSLSSEWYAGGARCGKLIRLANSGNIHISAVVVDECAGCDNEVGASMHIWKNYNLDPSVGQVDIKWSDVPDEA from the coding sequence ATGGCGGGCACCACCAAGGTCGCAGTGGTTTTGGGCATTGCTCTACTTTTTCTGCAGGTGTCTTGCGCCGTTTCCGGGCGCCCCACTGTCACAGAAGGCAAGTTTGAACTTCGACAGAACGTCCCGGCGACGATGACGGTGAACGGCTTCCAGCAAGGAGAGACGGGCGGCGGGCCGGCGTCGTGCGACGGTCAGTTCCACAGCGACGATGACTTCGTGGTGTCGCTCTCGTCGGAGTGGTACGCCGGTGGGGCTCGGTGCGGCAAGCTCATCCGCCTCGCCAACTCCGGCAACATTCACATAAGCGCCGTGGTCGTCGATGAGTGCGCCGGCTGCGACAACGAGGTCGGCGCGTCGATGCATATCTGGAAGAACTACAATCTTGATCCCAGTGTCGGGCAGGTGGACATCAAATGGTCCGACGTGCCGGACGAAGCCTAA